One Thauera sp. K11 DNA window includes the following coding sequences:
- the traC gene encoding type IV secretion system protein TraC, with the protein MWRSLLTDLESVLKGARPADLIRVPKAGPASRGEDAAAFSEWLPYRAWIADRQVFVNLDALGFCLEVRPQSGADEEIARVLTALYAASPPGTGIQFHLYASPAIRAPLARYANLRVADDVVPELDALGRAGRHTNIHRTMARRRAGHYLQGSRTSLLSAQSYLFRDYRLVVSVSLPGSPENLSRLEELLLLRDGIRATLHAAGFPSRSWTAEDLINWVSRLLDPHRQTGDAIPLTYDDGRELRDQVIDRATRLRIDRQGIGLANPAAEVQTELRLMSVRAFPPRFALWNAGSLIGDLYQGTLQYPCPFLLTLGVHVLDAEATRNWAFLKAARATTNATSYMARFLPDLQERKADWDIVLKAMDDGQQLVDLNLQLALFAEPHAVTRAEQAARAIFRARGFELSSDTMMMTQALIGSLPMTLSAPFHADLQRMKRVTTKTSANAVHLAPLVAEWQGTGTPVLLFGGRRGQIMQIDVYDNPAGNYNVAIAGTSGSGKSLLLNEIAAAYLGTGARVWIIDVGRSYEKACRNFGGSFIEFTEDAALSLNPFPLVEDIDEDMELLQPLLAQMVSPRESLDGFQYSTLGAAIKKVWKVKGRAMTVTDIHDLLATGRLDDDGASSAGEGDRRLKDLAAMLHPYTRDGAYGKYFDSEASIDFGADLIVLELEELKSKKDLQTVVLLIVMYRITREMYFSRDRKKIVIIDEAWDLLSGGATAEFIEAGYRRARKYKGAFMSATQGVDDYYRNPAAKAALDNSDWMFLLRQKPESIEMMDKLGQLTMDDAMKRLLLSLRTEHGAYSEVFIHSPAGNGIGRLIVDPYSLLLFSSRAEDFNAINAKRAAGLDVSAAIDAVLRERGLA; encoded by the coding sequence ATGTGGCGCAGCCTGCTGACCGATCTGGAGTCCGTGCTGAAGGGCGCGAGGCCCGCGGACCTGATCCGCGTGCCCAAGGCCGGCCCCGCGTCGCGCGGCGAGGATGCCGCCGCGTTCTCCGAGTGGCTGCCGTACCGCGCCTGGATCGCGGACCGCCAGGTCTTCGTCAATCTCGATGCGCTGGGCTTCTGCCTGGAAGTGCGACCGCAATCCGGCGCCGACGAGGAGATCGCGCGCGTGCTGACCGCGCTCTACGCGGCCTCTCCGCCCGGCACGGGCATCCAGTTCCACCTATACGCGAGCCCCGCGATTCGCGCGCCGCTGGCGCGCTACGCGAACCTGCGCGTCGCCGATGACGTCGTGCCGGAGCTCGACGCCCTCGGCCGCGCCGGCCGGCACACCAACATCCACCGCACCATGGCCCGGCGTCGTGCCGGGCACTACCTGCAGGGCAGCCGGACGTCGTTGCTGTCGGCGCAGAGCTACCTCTTCCGCGACTACCGGCTGGTGGTCAGCGTGTCGCTTCCCGGCAGCCCGGAGAATCTCTCGCGCCTGGAGGAGTTGCTGCTGCTGCGCGACGGGATCCGGGCCACGCTGCACGCCGCCGGCTTTCCGTCCCGTTCGTGGACGGCGGAGGACCTGATCAACTGGGTCTCAAGGCTGCTCGACCCGCACCGGCAAACCGGCGACGCCATCCCGCTCACCTACGACGATGGGCGCGAGCTGCGCGACCAGGTGATCGACCGCGCCACGCGCCTGCGCATCGACCGCCAGGGCATCGGCCTGGCCAACCCCGCCGCCGAAGTGCAAACCGAGCTTCGCCTGATGTCGGTGCGCGCCTTCCCGCCGCGCTTCGCGCTGTGGAACGCCGGCAGCCTGATCGGCGACCTCTACCAGGGCACGCTGCAGTACCCCTGCCCGTTCCTGCTCACGCTGGGCGTGCACGTGCTCGACGCCGAGGCCACCCGCAACTGGGCCTTCCTCAAGGCCGCCCGCGCCACCACGAACGCCACCAGCTACATGGCGCGCTTCCTGCCCGACCTGCAGGAGCGCAAGGCCGACTGGGACATCGTGCTCAAGGCGATGGACGACGGTCAACAGCTCGTCGATCTCAACCTGCAGCTCGCGCTCTTCGCCGAGCCGCATGCGGTGACCCGTGCCGAACAGGCGGCGCGCGCCATCTTCCGTGCGAGGGGCTTCGAACTCTCCAGCGACACGATGATGATGACGCAGGCCCTCATCGGCTCGCTGCCGATGACGCTCTCGGCGCCGTTCCACGCCGATCTGCAGCGCATGAAGCGCGTCACCACCAAGACGTCGGCGAACGCGGTGCACCTGGCGCCGCTCGTCGCCGAGTGGCAGGGCACGGGCACGCCGGTGCTTCTGTTCGGCGGGCGGCGCGGCCAGATCATGCAGATCGACGTGTACGACAACCCGGCGGGCAACTACAACGTGGCGATCGCCGGCACGTCGGGCTCGGGCAAGTCGCTGCTGTTGAACGAGATCGCCGCCGCGTACCTCGGCACCGGTGCGCGCGTCTGGATCATCGACGTCGGCCGCTCCTACGAGAAGGCGTGCCGCAACTTCGGCGGCAGCTTCATCGAGTTCACCGAGGACGCCGCACTCTCGCTCAACCCGTTCCCCCTGGTCGAGGACATCGACGAGGACATGGAGCTCCTGCAGCCCCTGCTCGCGCAAATGGTGTCCCCGCGCGAGTCGCTCGACGGCTTTCAGTACTCGACGCTGGGTGCGGCGATCAAGAAGGTCTGGAAGGTCAAGGGCCGCGCCATGACCGTCACCGACATTCACGACCTGCTCGCGACCGGGCGCCTCGACGACGATGGCGCTTCCTCCGCCGGCGAAGGCGACCGCCGGCTGAAGGACCTCGCCGCGATGCTGCATCCCTACACGCGCGACGGCGCCTACGGGAAGTACTTCGATTCCGAGGCCAGCATCGACTTCGGCGCCGACCTCATCGTGCTGGAGCTCGAGGAGCTCAAGTCCAAGAAGGATCTGCAGACCGTGGTGCTGCTGATCGTCATGTACCGCATCACGCGCGAGATGTACTTCTCTCGCGACCGCAAGAAGATCGTGATCATCGACGAGGCCTGGGATCTGCTCTCGGGCGGCGCCACCGCCGAGTTCATCGAAGCCGGCTACCGCCGCGCGCGCAAGTACAAGGGCGCCTTCATGTCGGCCACCCAGGGCGTGGACGACTACTACCGCAACCCGGCGGCAAAGGCGGCGCTGGACAACTCCGACTGGATGTTCCTGCTGCGCCAGAAGCCCGAGTCGATCGAGATGATGGACAAGCTCGGTCAACTCACGATGGACGATGCGATGAAGCGGCTGCTGCTGTCGCTGCGCACCGAGCACGGGGCCTACTCCGAGGTCTTCATCCACTCGCCTGCCGGCAACGGCATCGGCCGGCTGATCGTCGATCCGTACAGCCTGCTGCTCTTCAGCAGCCGGGCCGAGGACTTCAACGCCATCAACGCCAAGCGCGCGGCGGGCCTGGACGTCTCCGCCGCCATCGACGCGGTCTTGCGCGAACGGGGGCTCGCGTGA
- a CDS encoding S26 family signal peptidase: MRTLFVHRGWRGRFASSGRFRLRTFAERSVEHLKHWAVVYVAVAAIAFWFHAHYGFGLNASPSLPHRLFLIHKGEMPSRGDFVAFRWAGGGPYPAGVTFIKVLAGMPGDEVTRDSQGFHLNGIPVGVPKPVSRRGQPLEPGPTGRIPEGRYYVQAGHPDSLDSRYQLTGWIHASQIIGRADALF; this comes from the coding sequence ATGCGCACCCTATTCGTGCATCGAGGTTGGCGCGGCCGTTTCGCATCGAGCGGACGATTCCGGCTGCGCACGTTCGCCGAGCGCTCGGTCGAACACCTGAAGCACTGGGCCGTCGTCTACGTCGCGGTCGCCGCTATCGCGTTCTGGTTTCACGCCCACTATGGCTTCGGGCTGAACGCCTCGCCCAGCCTGCCGCACCGGCTCTTCCTCATCCACAAGGGCGAGATGCCGAGCCGAGGCGACTTCGTCGCCTTCCGCTGGGCCGGCGGCGGACCGTACCCGGCGGGCGTCACCTTCATCAAGGTGCTCGCCGGCATGCCCGGCGACGAGGTCACGCGCGATTCGCAGGGCTTCCACCTCAACGGCATTCCGGTGGGCGTGCCCAAACCGGTGAGTCGAAGAGGTCAGCCGCTCGAACCCGGTCCCACCGGCCGCATTCCGGAGGGCCGCTACTACGTTCAAGCTGGACACCCGGACAGCCTCGACTCCCGCTACCAGTTGACCGGCTGGATCCACGCGTCCCAGATCATCGGGCGGGCCGATGCGCTCTTCTGA
- the traW gene encoding type-F conjugative transfer system protein TraW translates to MRSSDRAIASGTACGRPLRLAAVVFAVMFTTVPAHAQDLGVIGPVYPIAEPNLLEAILGKLRAAGEDGTLARLQRESLERVRRGVEDPAPVAGLSRTRQPRHFHHDPSIVVQEAIRDADGRVIVLPGTVVNPLDTVTLSQALLFIDARDREQVARARKLIDERQGKVKVILTGGSYLDLMRRWQRPVFYDQQGNLTTKLGIRQVPALVTQDGRRLRIDELL, encoded by the coding sequence ATGCGCTCTTCTGACCGCGCGATCGCAAGCGGCACGGCCTGCGGGAGGCCGCTGCGCCTCGCAGCGGTGGTCTTCGCCGTCATGTTCACGACGGTGCCCGCCCACGCCCAGGATCTCGGCGTGATCGGCCCGGTCTACCCGATCGCCGAGCCGAACCTGCTGGAGGCGATCCTCGGAAAACTTCGCGCGGCCGGCGAAGACGGCACGCTCGCCCGACTGCAACGCGAGTCGCTGGAAAGGGTCAGGCGAGGCGTCGAAGACCCGGCGCCGGTGGCGGGGCTCTCGCGCACCCGTCAACCGCGGCACTTCCACCACGACCCGAGCATCGTCGTGCAGGAGGCCATCCGCGACGCCGACGGCCGGGTCATCGTGCTGCCCGGCACGGTGGTCAATCCGCTCGACACCGTGACCTTGAGCCAGGCGCTGCTCTTCATCGACGCGCGCGATCGCGAGCAGGTCGCGCGTGCACGCAAGCTCATCGACGAGCGCCAGGGCAAGGTGAAGGTGATCCTCACCGGCGGGTCCTACCTGGACCTGATGCGCCGCTGGCAACGGCCGGTGTTCTACGACCAGCAGGGCAACCTCACGACGAAGCTCGGCATCCGCCAGGTGCCCGCGCTCGTCACCCAGGACGGCAGAAGGCTGCGCATCGATGAGCTCCTGTAG
- the traU gene encoding conjugal transfer pilus assembly protein TraU: protein MSSCSPVHRQLGRPRAALWLALALWLLALLPGPAAAGPTCHGRFMNPITDICWSCLFPLTIGSASILSDGQPDIGNPSSPVCYCSNPPRIGVSIGFWEPVRMVDVTRTPFCMVGLGGISLDPGLDVPRGAHVGHDSQTRNSFYHAHWYANPILTWLEVLLDFPCLEKGSLDLAYLTEVDPLWADDELTAILNPEAVLFANAPAKAACAADCVAATAGMPIASLFWCAGCQGSIYPMGGHVATHIGGVQASTLITQRMTAKMHRQLVTFTGAGSAGLCGYYPLPIMDKTHYKLQMVYPVPATAKEAGQCCQPYGRTTMIWGAGKSYPVSGEDFAYQIFRKRNCCAGAY from the coding sequence ATGAGCTCCTGTAGCCCCGTCCACCGGCAGCTAGGTCGCCCACGCGCGGCGCTGTGGCTCGCGCTCGCCCTGTGGCTGCTCGCGCTGCTGCCCGGACCCGCCGCGGCCGGCCCCACCTGCCACGGCCGCTTCATGAACCCGATCACCGACATCTGCTGGAGCTGCCTGTTCCCGCTGACCATCGGCTCGGCATCGATCCTCTCCGACGGTCAGCCCGACATCGGCAATCCGTCGTCGCCCGTCTGCTACTGCAGCAACCCGCCCCGCATCGGAGTGTCGATCGGATTCTGGGAGCCGGTGCGCATGGTGGACGTCACGCGTACGCCCTTCTGCATGGTCGGCCTGGGCGGCATTTCGCTCGACCCCGGACTCGACGTGCCGCGCGGCGCCCACGTCGGACACGACAGCCAGACCCGCAACAGCTTCTATCACGCGCACTGGTACGCCAACCCGATCCTCACCTGGCTCGAGGTGCTGCTCGACTTCCCCTGCCTGGAGAAGGGCTCGCTCGACCTGGCCTATCTCACCGAGGTCGATCCGCTGTGGGCCGACGACGAGCTCACCGCCATCCTGAACCCGGAAGCGGTGCTGTTCGCCAACGCACCCGCGAAAGCCGCGTGCGCCGCCGACTGCGTGGCCGCAACCGCCGGCATGCCGATCGCAAGCCTGTTCTGGTGCGCCGGCTGCCAGGGCTCGATCTACCCGATGGGTGGCCATGTCGCCACCCACATCGGCGGCGTGCAGGCCTCGACGCTGATCACCCAGCGCATGACCGCGAAGATGCACCGGCAGCTGGTGACCTTCACCGGCGCCGGGTCGGCGGGGCTCTGCGGCTACTACCCGCTGCCGATCATGGACAAGACCCACTACAAGCTGCAGATGGTCTACCCGGTGCCGGCCACCGCGAAGGAAGCCGGGCAGTGCTGCCAGCCCTACGGCCGCACGACGATGATCTGGGGCGCGGGCAAGTCCTACCCGGTCTCGGGCGAGGACTTCGCGTACCAGATCTTCCGCAAGAGGAACTGCTGTGCCGGCGCGTACTGA